The bacterium genome segment TTGATGCCTACAAGCCGGACGGTTTCGTCTGGAAGACTTCGACCCGACGGACCGATCGAGGTGCCGGGGCCTGCGAAATCCTGTTCGCGACCCGCGTCGACCGCTTCTGACCCTGGCCGTGGTGCGAAGAATGGGTCTGGGTTCGAGGGGCTCAGATCGAGGCTTTCGGGCAACTCCCCGAAGCGCAATTCGGCCTTCTCGTCCCGGCTCCGACGCCTCGACGGGGCCGAACCCATTCTTTGGACCACAACCCTTTTTTTGCCGCAGTAAACGGGCGACACTGTCCGGGCGCCGCGGCGCCACGGCCGGTCCTCCGGCTGCTGACGCCGTCTGGAGCCCCTGGCATGGGCGATGCAGTCCACAGGCGACACAGCCAAGCCTCTTTCGTTTGAGGCTGGCGAAATCAGGAGGACCCCCGCATGAGCACCGAGTACGGCGTCAGAGGAGGCGAGGTTCGGGAAGAGACGATGGGTGATGAGGTCGATTTCGACTCCGGTGAGATCGATCGCGTCGATACCGTCGTACGAATCTTCTACACCCTGCTCTTTATCCTGGGGCTGGGCGTGCTTCGGGGGGGCATCTACGTGCTGGTCGCGTTCCAGCTCGGCTATACGTTGATCACTCAAGCTCCGCC includes the following:
- a CDS encoding DUF4389 domain-containing protein, with protein sequence MSTEYGVRGGEVREETMGDEVDFDSGEIDRVDTVVRIFYTLLFILGLGVLRGGIYVLVAFQLGYTLITQAPPNERIGEVSNRLVAYYYRVLRYLTHNDAIKPFPFTDFPEPVEPSRPQIQDY